DNA from Carassius auratus strain Wakin unplaced genomic scaffold, ASM336829v1 scaf_tig00009837, whole genome shotgun sequence:
CAAGCGTTAAATGCCGTACTGACTTTTCAAGATGGCAGTGCTGACTTGGTGTCTCATCTTCTGTAAAGGCAGAGTTGACATAGACCGTTCTGTCTCTACTGTTGTCAATGGGACTTAAGAGGTTATAAGAGGACTGAGAGGCTAATGGCGAGGCACTTTTGGAGTGCACAATTATTGTGCTGTGTTGGGCCCCTTTGCCAGGTGGGAAATCTTGCCTCACCACAGTTCCTCCAGCAATTCCGCTGCTGTTTGTGCCACCACCAGTGACACTTACACTAGTGCAGCTGCTATTACTGCTACACTGAGTGCACGTATACGGAGCTGTGGGTATCCTTGGCTGATACGAGAGAGTGAGGGAACTGTTCATTTTGGACTTAGTTGGTAGAGTCCTCACTGTATCCACCATTTGAGAAACCTTCAGGGTTGGTTCCCTACGATCACGGCGCAAAGTGGCATGAATCAAATTGCTGTCAATCCTTTGCGTAGGACTTCTCATTGTGTTCATTTGGTTAGATGTGTCAGGATAAGGTGGTGGGTCTCCACTTGGTATAGAATATCTAGGCACTGAGAGGCGACTAAGAGTTGCTGAGCTGTATGGCAACTGGATCTTCTTGTTCTCAGATGAAGTTACTTTCAATGTGGCGGAGCTGCCCATTCCTTGCATCCTGTAGGCATTTTGGTTCCTTAAATGGCGTCTCCTTGGGCGACATACCTCTTCGACATTTCCCCTGCTGTCAAAAGTAGTGATTCTTTCATAGCCTAGTGGAGTTGGGTACTGAAGGCCAACTGGGTGAAGAGAGAATTCATCCTTAGTTAAACATGGATCTGTTGACAGTGTAGTGCCATTCTCATTGCTAACAAGAAGACCAGGTGGGCCCATAGTGGGTGTGGCAGCTGCAGCAGATACGGCTGTACCTGGGTAAGGTGGTGGAGGGTTTACTTTACGCACCTGTACCTCAAGAGTGTCAATTTCAATAAATGACTGTGGTCGTGAGGGAATCTTAAGAGGGAGCACTTGTTCTCCTCTGCCTGATGGCTGGTCTGGATGAGGAATTTGAGGCATCAGCTGTAACTGATGCAGGGTTAGAGTAGCATATCCTGAAGGTGGATGTTGGAGGGACATTTGCATTTTAAGCTGGTGCTGCATTTGTTGATGCTGTCTTTGCATTTGTTGATGTTGCAGCTGTATTTGTTGATGCTGCTGTtgaagttgttgctgctgctgcctcATTTCCTGTATTTGCTGTCGAatttgttgctgctgttgttgcatttgttgctgctgctgctgtatttGCTCATGCTGAATTTGcaactgttgctgctgctgttggaattgttgttgatgttgttgatgAATGTTTTGTTGATGCTGCTGCACTTGCTGCTGAatatgttgctgctgctgttgcagtTGCTGTTGTTGAATTTGCTGCTGATGCAGTAGCTGTTGATGTTGTTGCAACTGCTGTTGATGCTGCTGTTGCAGTTGTTGATGCTGCtgttgcagttgttgttgatgctgttgttgtagttgttgttgatgctgctgttgtagttgttgatgctgctgttgtagttgttgttgatGCTGCTGTTGCAGCTGTTGTTGGAACTGCTGTTGATGCTGCTGTTGTAATTGTTGATGTTGCTgttgcagttgttgttgttgatgatgatgctGTTGCAGTTGCTGCTGATGCTGCTGTGTTTGCAGTTGCTGCTGATGTTGCACATGTTGCTGCTGTGACTGTTGATGCAGCTGCTGTGACTGATTTTGCAATTTCAGATGCTGCTGCTGTGGTTGTTGATGTTTTGATTGTTGATGgtcttgttgctgctgttgttgctgaCGTTTTTGTTGGGGTTGTTGTGGCAGATGatgtggaggaggaggaagagttcCACTTACGATGTTACTTATTTCTTGTTCGCTGAAAACCACCTGTCCAGGGTTAGAATATCTGGTTGGCACAGAGTACTGTGCTGCCACAGTGTCCTGACTATGCTCAGATACTGTTGCAttagatgctgctgctgctgttgctgctgcagctGCCGCTGCTGCAGTGGCGGTGGCGGTGGGATTGGTAAGGACATCAAGCTGAATATTTTGGTTGGCTAGGAGAGACTGGACTAGACCTATACTCTGTGTAGGTGACATGGCTTGAGCAGGGCTGTGAATTGGGGCAATGGGGATATTAACTGTGCAAGGAGGATTGTCGGCTGACACTCCAGAGGGTCCCATAACTAGAAATAAGCAAGGACATTTTGAGATTGATTTCTGACATTTCATTACTTGTTGTAGTTAAGATATACAGagacaaaatgaacaaaaatgttggttgcacttacagtgtacttacagtgtatttatctaagaaagttctggtaatacaaggtaactacatggggtagggttaggtttaggggtaggttcagggttagtacctagttattacatagtaatTGTAATTACTATGATAAgaacatagtatgtacatgaggaacaggattgtaaaataaagtactgATTCTTACCAGGtaaatcatcttcatcttcactgaaCACATTGGGATTGAAGACTGGCAGACTCATGAAATCCAGGGAAATTTTACGCACCTCAGGCAAATAAATGGTCATCTGACGAGGTTGGAGGTGCAGCAAACTAGTTTTATAAATAACTGGAACACCATGCAAcatgtcaaaaatattttttaaacattaagattattatttaaaataattatgtgaaactgtacatttgaaaacaaaaccTGACAACATACCTGCTCCTAAGTTAGCTGGCAAAAATGAGGCAAGGCCTACAATCTTAAACTTTGTTCCCCAAATGTTAGAGGTGACCTGGGCCAAGTAATTATGCTGCAAAGCAAATTTAGTGATAGCTATAGAAAACATTCAAGGTCAAAGTCGGTTTTCTGTCATTTCTCTTCAGCAAAGCAGGAGATTAAAGAAAGTGAGGTGTTTGCTGAGGTCATGCTGCAGTAAATGTGAGTAGACAGAGGCGATAAATACAGACACTTACCCTATCAATTATAGccaagattaataaaaaatgattcCCAAAGTTAGCttgcaaattaaatgtattcactAGTACACAAGTAAAAAGTACCTCACTAAAGCCATCAACTGGAAATTCTCTTCGAGTAAGACTCGGAGACCGACCTGGAGGCTTCTTTGGTAATCTAGGAGACCTAGACATTTCTTGAGATATTTGGGTAAGTTTGGGAGACTTTCTTGATTCCATATTAATTCtagagaacaaaacaaatatgaaacaaaataaaattttgtatttcctataaagttaaaagttgttgatttgtaaattatgtttttctaaaaaatactgtattgtaTATTTTGTCAAGGTTGTGATGGAACAAAAAGTTTCAGGCATCCTAATATTTTGTGTGAATTTCATATTCAACAGTACCTTATATGTTTAGAGTACCTAGGAAGCTTAGGAGACCTGTTTCCTCTGGAAAGTTTGGGTGATTTTCGCCCAACCCACTCATCACTTAACTCAATATCGCTGGAGTCTGAGCAGTTACAGCTGTCAGTCATGTAGGAGATCATGCCATTTACACAGACCTCATCTGAAAGACAAGATTACATCAAATTAAAGACCATCCTTCAAGGCAAAAAAagacaatgcatttaaaaaataaagcttgAGCATGCAATACACATGATCAGCAACAGTGCATATAGCAGTACCTGCTTTACCATCCATTTTTGGGTCCATTATGACAAATTCTGGTCGCAGTTTGCTGATGCGACGACCCTTGAGAATAGGCACCAAACCTCCCAGGTGTTCCAGATAGAGGGTGTAACAGGGGCCTCCTGCTTCTGGATTCTCCTCTGAACGTTTCATAGTGCAGTGCAGGCGTTCATTCCCTGCTGTTGGATAGCTCACAAAGTCTCGAATGTTATTCGGATCTGGGATGGGAGGCTGGTGTGATGAAAAAGATTCTGCATTTAGTTCAATGCATATATTAGCATACATCAAAAACTTCACTTGCTTCTTTTGTACCTTGATAGTTGGAATGAAAGCAGTGGTGACATAGGAACAGAGGAGTGAAGGCATGTTCAGTTTTCCCACA
Protein-coding regions in this window:
- the LOC113072663 gene encoding tubby-related protein 4-like, which encodes MSRDYEEPGQSVGMLAAVEHGPVLCSDSNILCISWKGRVPKSEKEKPVCRKRYYEEGWLATGNARGVVGVTFTSSHCRRDRNTPQRINFNLRGHNSEVVLVRWNEPFQKLATCDMEGGIFVWIQYEGRWSVELVNDRGAQVSDFTWSHDGTQALIAYRDGFVLVGSVSGQRHWSSEINLESQITCGIWTPDDQQVLFGTADGQVIVMDCHGRMLAHVLLHELDGIVSMSWNCPNFLVEDSTESDTDNDDPTPAQVQNLKPLLTVSFISGDISLMNNYDDLSPNIIRSGLKDVEVQWCSQGDLLAVAGMERHGLPSDSACASLMRNALVKFYNVQGEHIYTLETPAQRPITTICWGHRDSRLFLACGPALYVVRVEHRVASLQLLCQQGIASALKEERDVGKLNMPSLLCSYVTTAFIPTIKPPIPDPNNIRDFVSYPTAGNERLHCTMKRSEENPEAGGPCYTLYLEHLGGLVPILKGRRISKLRPEFVIMDPKMDGKADEVCVNGMISYMTDSCNCSDSSDIELSDEWVGRKSPKLSRGNRSPKLPRYSKHIRINMESRKSPKLTQISQEMSRSPRLPKKPPGRSPSLTRREFPVDGFSEHNYLAQVTSNIWGTKFKIVGLASFLPANLGAVIYKTSLLHLQPRQMTIYLPEVRKISLDFMSLPVFNPNVFSEDEDDLPVMGPSGVSADNPPCTVNIPIAPIHSPAQAMSPTQSIGLVQSLLANQNIQLDVLTNPTATATAAAAAAAATAAAASNATVSEHSQDTVAAQYSVPTRYSNPGQVVFSEQEISNIVSGTLPPPPHHLPQQPQQKRQQQQQQQDHQQSKHQQPQQQHLKLQNQSQQLHQQSQQQHVQHQQQLQTQQHQQQLQQHHHQQQQLQQQHQQLQQQHQQQFQQQLQQQHQQQLQQQHQQLQQQHQQQLQQQHQQQLQQQHQQLQQQHQQQLQQHQQLLHQQQIQQQQLQQQQQHIQQQVQQHQQNIHQQHQQQFQQQQQQLQIQHEQIQQQQQQMQQQQQQIRQQIQEMRQQQQQLQQQHQQIQLQHQQMQRQHQQMQHQLKMQMSLQHPPSGYATLTLHQLQLMPQIPHPDQPSGRGEQVLPLKIPSRPQSFIEIDTLEVQVRKVNPPPPYPGTAVSAAAATPTMGPPGLLVSNENGTTLSTDPCLTKDEFSLHPVGLQYPTPLGYERITTFDSRGNVEEVCRPRRRHLRNQNAYRMQGMGSSATLKVTSSENKKIQLPYSSATLSRLSVPRYSIPSGDPPPYPDTSNQMNTMRSPTQRIDSNLIHATLRRDRREPTLKVSQMVDTVRTLPTKSKMNSSLTLSYQPRIPTAPYTCTQCSSNSSCTSVSVTGGGTNSSGIAGGTVVRQDFPPGKGAQHSTIIVHSKSASPLASQSSYNLLSPIDNSRDRTVYVNSAFTEDETPSQHCHLEKSVRHLTLGDVNLTVKLPPPYQWDSPAAEQLWIPQEQNLLPGPPGPPHKPPPFLLSPNSMTLPSGYHLSLSPFPSVVGRGGPQLQPLQSPAQSCGPNDMVTSSPFSQPDSALVLPPGYPTNLTNLGCCTLPPMYPGTSSCSNLQLHPMSLHPWSTYSTCPPIPDHSATLPNKTLQALEKPVLSPPPATPPPPPPPPPPPLPPPPPPIELLNHQSTSELIAESAESFQDQSSLNESPQGAERFSKKGRKRLDSRTEEANMSGVPEGKSKRESRTLSDFNSLISSPRLGSKEKKKPKGQKEPLNKAKKLSRTSNEFQDSSESEPELFISGDELMNQSQSSKKGWKSKCNLRTANELEEIKCRKANEREDRSLGSQGFVYVMANKQPLWNEATQVYQLDFGGRVTQESAKNFQIELDGRQVMQFGRIDGNAYILDFQYPFSAVQAFAVALANVTQRLK